Proteins co-encoded in one Prunus persica cultivar Lovell chromosome G6, Prunus_persica_NCBIv2, whole genome shotgun sequence genomic window:
- the LOC18774907 gene encoding uncharacterized protein LOC18774907 isoform X1 — MGEFSSSSSSEGDGDSEWKAAINSAAAGASSVMSSFMNGFSANENGGGGGGGGGDYNQSKTQQLPKHYQIKAQKLLDEIIGKSLEIVNDPLFHLPDDEAVVDEDEGCIRLFKNAPPGIVFDHVVMRMLSDEKPLRKRPRILPGREINEKSKKFRRRLESVVVDGKDIMAAARDRSLRSLSRLEAKDEAAKAATKREEERVAQLKKIRGEKWLPCIAREMQLKR, encoded by the exons ATGGGCGAGtttagcagcagcagcagtagcGAGGGAGATGGAGATTCGGAGTGGAAGGCAGCCATCAACTCGGCGGCTGCTGGTGCCTCCTCTGTTATGTCTTCGTTTATGAATGGTTTTTCCGCTAATGAAAATggtggcggcggcggcggcggtgGCGGAGATTACAACCAGAGTAAAACCCAGCAGCTGCCCAAGCACTACCAAATCAAG GCACAAAAACTTTTGGATGAAATCATAGGAAAGAGTTTGGAGATTGTGAATGATCCCCTCTTTCATTTACCAGATGATGAAGCTGTggttgatgaagatgaaggttGTATTCGCTTGTTCAAAAATGCTCCCCCTGGGATAGTGTTTGATCATGTAG TTATGCGAATGCTGTCAGATGAAAAACCATTGAGAAAGAGACCAAGAATTCTTCCTGGAAGAGAAATTAATGAGAAATCAAAGAAG TTTAGACGGCGACTCGAATCTGTTGTTGTTGATGGGAAAGACATAATGGCTGCAGCAAGAGACAGAAGCCTGAGATCATTGTCTAGGCTAGAAGCTAAAGATGAAGCAGCAAAAGCAGCAAccaaaagagaagaggaaagagttGCTCAACTGAAGAAAATAAGGGGTGAAAAATGGCTACCTTGTATTGCCAGAGAAATGCAATTAAAACGTTGA
- the LOC18774907 gene encoding uncharacterized protein LOC18774907 isoform X2 has product MGEFSSSSSSEGDGDSEWKAAINSAAAGASSVMSSFMNGFSANENGGGGGGGGGDYNQSKTQQLPKHYQIKAQKLLDEIIGKSLEIVNDPLFHLPDDEAVVDEDEGCIRLFKNAPPGIVFDHVDEKPLRKRPRILPGREINEKSKKFRRRLESVVVDGKDIMAAARDRSLRSLSRLEAKDEAAKAATKREEERVAQLKKIRGEKWLPCIAREMQLKR; this is encoded by the exons ATGGGCGAGtttagcagcagcagcagtagcGAGGGAGATGGAGATTCGGAGTGGAAGGCAGCCATCAACTCGGCGGCTGCTGGTGCCTCCTCTGTTATGTCTTCGTTTATGAATGGTTTTTCCGCTAATGAAAATggtggcggcggcggcggcggtgGCGGAGATTACAACCAGAGTAAAACCCAGCAGCTGCCCAAGCACTACCAAATCAAG GCACAAAAACTTTTGGATGAAATCATAGGAAAGAGTTTGGAGATTGTGAATGATCCCCTCTTTCATTTACCAGATGATGAAGCTGTggttgatgaagatgaaggttGTATTCGCTTGTTCAAAAATGCTCCCCCTGGGATAGTGTTTGATCATGTAG ATGAAAAACCATTGAGAAAGAGACCAAGAATTCTTCCTGGAAGAGAAATTAATGAGAAATCAAAGAAG TTTAGACGGCGACTCGAATCTGTTGTTGTTGATGGGAAAGACATAATGGCTGCAGCAAGAGACAGAAGCCTGAGATCATTGTCTAGGCTAGAAGCTAAAGATGAAGCAGCAAAAGCAGCAAccaaaagagaagaggaaagagttGCTCAACTGAAGAAAATAAGGGGTGAAAAATGGCTACCTTGTATTGCCAGAGAAATGCAATTAAAACGTTGA